A single region of the Brassica oleracea var. oleracea cultivar TO1000 unplaced genomic scaffold, BOL UnpScaffold00851, whole genome shotgun sequence genome encodes:
- the LOC106320214 gene encoding 50S ribosomal protein L13-like — translation MATQAASFSGNLKKAVAGIKRINLDGLRWRVFDAKGQVLGRLASQISTVLQAKDKPTYCPNRDDGDICIVLNAKDIGITGRKLTDKFYRWHTGYVGHLKERSLKDQMAKDPTEVIRKAVWRMLPTNNLRDDRDRKLRIFEGSEHPFGDKPLEPFVMPPRTVREMRPRARRAMIRAQKKAEQAENGGAEVKKGKKRAPSQV, via the exons ATGGCCACTCAAGCTGCCTCATTCAGTGGCAACCTAAAg AAAGCTGTGGCGGGTATCAAGCGTATCAATCTCGACGGTCTTCGTTGGCGAGTTTTTGATGCCAAAGGCCAG GTTCTGGGTAGACTAGCATCTCAGATATCAACTGTGCTTCAAGCCAAGGATAAGCCTACTTATTGTCCCAACCGCGATGATGGAGATATTTGCATTGTTCTCAATGCTAAGGATATCGGCATCACTGGAAGAAAGCTCACTGACAAGTTCTACCGCTGGCATACTGG GTACGTTGGACACCTGAAAGAACGCAGTCTGAAAGATCAGATGGCCAAAGACCCCACCGAGGTCATCCGCAAGGCTGTCTGGCGCATGCTTCCAACTAACAATTTGCGTGAT GACAGAGATCGGAAGCTGAGGATATTTGAAGGCAGTGAGCATCCTTTTGGGGACAAGCCACTCGAGCCATTCGTGATGCCTCCTCGTACTGTGAGAGAGATGCGACCGCGCGCAAGACGTGCAATGATCCGTGCCCAGAAGAAGGCAGAGCAGGCAGAAAATGGTGGAGCAGAGGTAAAGAAAGGCAAGAAGAGGGCTCCTTCTCAAGTGTAA
- the LOC106320213 gene encoding alpha/beta hydrolase domain-containing protein 17C-like, whose translation MGGVTSSVAAKFAFFPPSPPSYKVVTDELTGLLLLAPFPHRENVEIHKLQTRRGTEIMAMYVRHPMATSTLLYSHGNATDLGQMYKLFIELGIHLKVNLMGYDYSGYGQSTGKPSEHNTYADIEAVYKCLEETYGSKQEDVILYGQSVGSGPTLHLASQFPLLRAIVLHSPILSGLRVMYAVKKTYWFDIYKNIDKIPYVDCPVLIIHGTSDEVVDCCHGKQLWELCKDKYEPLWVEGGNHCDLEQYPEYMRHLKQFITTVERLPSRSSSSSGGVRDDGPTRRRSVDRREKPRQSTERKPLPPKSQWKKSSSKLRISFDHHHLDRSRRSLDCHDKTRKSIDHSHQVERGRKSVDRFGLLRDPSIKQRQNYVWNWNVWSINA comes from the exons ATGGGAGGGGTGACATCTTCGGTGGCGGCGAAGTTCGCCTTCTTCCCGCCGAGTCCGCCGTCTTACAAGGTGGTCACGGACGAGCTGACGGGACTGTTGCTTCTCGCCCCTTTCCCACACCGAGAAAACGTGGAAATCCACAAGCTTCAGACCCGAAGAGGCACGGAGATAATGGCCATGTACGTGAGGCATCCGATGGCCACCTCGACGCTGCTCTACTCGCATGGAAACGCCACCGATCTGGGACAGATGTATAAGCTCTTCATCGAGCTTGGCATCCATCTCAAGGTTAATCTCATGGG ATACGATTACTCCGGGTATGGACAATCAACTGGAAAG CCGAGTGAGCATAACACGTATGCTGATATCGAAGCTGTTTATAAGTGTCTTGAAGAAACCTACGGCTCTAAACAGGAAGATGTTATCCTCTACGGCCAGTCTGTAGGGAGCGGTCCCACATTACATCTTGCTTCACAGTTCCCTTTATTGAGAGCCATCGTACTCCATAGCCCCATCCTCTCCGGTTTAAGGGTAATGTATGCCGTTAAGAAAACCTACTGGTTCGACATCTACAAG AATATCGACAAAATCCCATATGTCGATTGCCCTGTTCTCATCATTCAT GGAACTTCGGATGAAGTAGTGGACTGTTGTCATGGGAAACAACTATGGGAACTGTGCAAAGACAAGTATGAGCCGCTTTGGGTGGAAGGAGGGAACCACTGTGATCTTGAACAATACCCTGAATACATGAGACACCTCAAGCAGTTCATCACAACAGTAGAGAGGTTACCTTCCcggagcagcagcagcagcggcGGCGTGAGAGATGATGGACCTACTCGGAGGAGGAGTGTGGACAGGAGAGAGAAGCCGAGGCAGAGCACAGAGCGTAAGCCGCTTCCGCCAAAGAGTCAGTGGAAGAAGAGCAGCAGCAAGCTCAGGATATCTTTTGATCACCACCATCTGGATCGGTCCAGGAGAAGCCTTGACTGCCATGACAAAACTCGGAAGAGCATTGACCACTCCCATCAGGTTGAGAGGGGAAGGAAGAGTGTGGACAGG TTTGGCTTATTAAGAGATCCCTCTATCAAGCAGAGGCAAAACTATGTCTGGAACTGGAATGTGTGGAGCATAAATGCTTAA
- the LOC106320202 gene encoding protein SIEVE ELEMENT OCCLUSION B-like: MESLIKSQHAQQVTGHGSRAGKTPTTEMVPATTGGLTMSSDESMMLKLIQQTHSPDAREVQVRGILSLVEDILDRATLDSDDSNASMLPLPTEDKLMQSSMMSVLDSVSYVIDRVACEIAYKSLTGSDAHEITMSVFEHLSSFHWHGKLVLALAAFALNYGEFWLLVQFHSKNQLAKSLAMLKLVPVQNRVTLESVSHGLNDLIREMKSVTACVVELCELPDRYITLDDPHLSRIISTIPIAVYWTIRSIVACISQINMITAMGHEMMNTQMDSWETSMLANKLKNIHDHLAETLRLCYRHIEMKRSSESLKMLHSLFDTTHIDNMKILTALIHPKNHSTPLQDGSTKRKVHLDVLRRKTVLLLISDLNILEDELSIFEQIYTESRRNLLGIDGKSHMPYEVVWVPIVDPIEDYERYPSLQNKFEALREPMPWYTVDSPKLIERHVVEFMRERWHFMNKPILVVLDPQGNEASLNALHMIWIWGTEAFPFTRTREEELWRRETLTLNLIVDGIDSVIFNWINPENYIFLYGGDDLDWIRRFTMAAKATAKDSSVKLEMAYVGKRNHSHREQIRRISEAVRAENLSHSWAEPALMWFFWARLESMLYSKIQLGKADDHDEVMQGIKKILSYDKLGGWALLSKGPEIVMITHGAIERTVTVYDRTWKTHVPTKGYTKAMYDHHHDEILRETGKPCSHFDFHITARSGRIPEKMNCFECHRSMEKYMSFACCHDDKLLDQDENYNF; the protein is encoded by the exons ATGGAGTCACTGATCAAGTCCCAGCACGCTCAGCAAGTGACCGGCCACGGCAGTAGAGCTGGTAAAACTCCGACGACAGAGATGGTACCAGCGACTACCGGGGGATTAACGATGTCATCGGACGAAAGCATGATGCTGAAGCTAATCCAACAAACACACTCCCCTGATGCTCGCGAAGTCCAAGTGCGTGGCATTCTCTCTCTCGTTGAAGATATACTTGATCGTGCCACTCTTGACTCCGACGACTCCAACGCCTCC ATGCTCCCGTTGCCTACGGAGGATAAACTGATGCAATCAAGCATGATGAGCGTTCTTGATAGCGTCTCATACGTTATCGATCGCGTCGCCTGCGAG ATAGCCTACAAGTCTCTTACGGGATCAGACGCACATGAAATAACGATGTCAGTGTTTGAACACCTCTCGAGCTTCCACTGGCACGGCAAGCTAGTACTCGCTCTAGCCGCGTTTGCGTTGAACTACGGAGAATTCTGGCTTCTGGTTCAGTTCCACTCAAAGAACCAGCTCGCTAAGTCCCTAGCTATGCTAAAGCTCGTCCCTGTTCAGAACCGAGTGACCCTCGAGTCTGTATCCCATGGGCTCAATGATCTCATCCGTGAGATGAAGAGCGTCACCGCATGTGTAGTGGAACTCTGCGAGTTACCTGATCGCTATATTACACTGGACGATCCTCATCTATCAAGAATCATCTCTACCATCCCAATCGCTGTTTATTGGACCATAAGAAGCATCGTGGCTTGCATTTCTCAGATCAACATGATCACTGCCATGGGACACGA GATGATGAACACTCAAATGGATTCATGGGAAACGTCCATGTTAGCTAACAAGCTCAAGAACATTCATGACCATCTTGCTGAGACCTTGAGGCTTTGCTACCGTCACATAG AGATGAAGAGGAGCTCAGAATCCTTAAAGATGTTGCATTCTCTATTCGACACAACTCACATTGATAACATGAAAATTCTCACGGCCCTGATTCATCCTAAAAACCACAGCACACCACTGCAAGATGGTTCGACCAAGAGAAAG GTTCACTTGGATGTGTTGAGGAGGAAGACAGTGTTGCTTCTCATCTCGGACCTCAACATATTGGAAGACGAGCTATCGATTTTCGAGCAGATATACACAGAGTCGAGGAGGAACTTGCTGGGAATAGATGGTAAGAGCCATATGCCTTACGAGGTTGTGTGGGTTCCGATAGTGGATCCTATCGAAGATTACGAAAGATATCCGAGTCTGCAGAACAAATTTGAGGCTCTCCGTGAGCCTATGCCATGGTACACAGTGGATAGTCCAAAGCTGATAGAGAGGCATGTGGTGGAGTTTATGAGAGAGAGATGGCATTTCATGAATAAGCCAATACTTGTGGTGCTTGACCCACAAGGCAATGAGGCTAGTCTCAATGCGCTTCACATGATCTGGATTTGGGGGACTGAAGCTTTCCCTTTCACTAGAACTCGTGAGGAAGAGCTCTGGAGGAGGGAGACCCTCACGCTTAACCTTATCGTTGATGGCATCGACTCTGTCATTTTCAATTGG ATAAACCCGGAAAATTACATATTCTTGTACGGAGGAGATGACTTGGACTGGATAAGGAGGTTCACAATGGCGGCCAAAGCAACGGCCAAAGATTCCAGCGTGAAGCTGGAGATGGCTTATGTTGGTAAACGGAACCACAGCCACAGAGAACAGATCAGGCGGATCAGTGAAGCCGTCAGGGCTGAAAATCTGAGTCATAGCTGGGCCGAGCCTGCATTGATGTGGTTCTTCTGGGCTAGGCTCGAGAGCATGCTCTACTCCAAGATTCAACTCGGCAAAGCTGATGATCACGACGAG GTGATGCAAGGAATCAAAAAGATACTAAGCTACGACAAGCTTGGAGGATGGGCACTGCTGAGCAAAGGACCTGAGATAGTGATGATAACTCACGGTGCCATTGAGAGGACTGTGACCGTCTACGACCGAACCTGGAAAACTCACGTTCCCACCAAAGGCTACACCAAGGCAATGTACGACCACCACCACGACGAGATTCTCCGGGAAACTGGGAAACCATGCAGCCACTTTGATTTCCACATCACTGCTCGGAGCGGTCGCATTCCGGAGAAGATGAACTGCTTCGAATGCCACCGTTCCATGGAGAAGTATATGAGCTTCGCTTGTTGTCACGATGATAAGCTCCTTGACCAAGACGAGAACTACAACttctag